In the genome of Crassostrea angulata isolate pt1a10 chromosome 6, ASM2561291v2, whole genome shotgun sequence, the window taataactaagatacaGGAattgcaccaaaaactttaaccaggtctggACGCCGACACTGATGCTGGGGGTATAGCATtaatccacccccccccccccctgactCTGtctaggtgagctaaaaatatgtggaaattgtgtaaaaattccATATCTGGTAAATCATACGTTTGTGCATCACATGTCTCTTTTAACTAAattaatcaatacaaaatttCTAAACACAGATTTGCCTATGGCCCCAAATATAAAAACTTTGCAGTTTACCGACTAGGAGTACAGAAAGACTGAGACTAAGCATCTCACTACGTTTAGTAATATCTATGTTTTAAAGTTTATCTGTGCTCAGGTTCTATTCATATAATTACCATCTCATTTGGTTAACTAAGGGAGCATGCAGAATACATCttacttaaaaattaattataaaattgacATTTGATATTACTGTAGACAAGAAGCACATCAGTGACTGTAGATTATGTGCCGAAATCTAAACATACACAAACATCATGGTGTTCTTGATAGATACAAATATACAAGTCATTGTGCCAAACTTAAGTTTTACTATTCTGAAGAGTTCATTGAAATTTAAACTGTAGTAACTCCACTTACCTTGTACCCACTCCACTCTACGATACACGATTCCTGTCCATCAGCTAAAGGTTTATTGGTCAAGTTGTCTATCACATTACTTAGTAACCAAGGAAAACTGGTTTTCTGAACTACTTCACACAGATGATCCACTCCAAAATctatagatataaaaaaaagaaaatcattccCCTTTTACcatatcaaattaataaattattttagggggggggggggcattccTTAAAACTATTGTTATATCTTTCTTTTGGATATCTTTTCGGGTACATACAATACCATTTATAACTAGACCACccccttttaatttttaatatgttgATAGATTTTTAATGAAACACAGCAGCATAGGAAAATTCAAGCAAATATGGCTTAAATTCACATATAAACATCAATGTAGTTTAATATAATCATTAATTTGGATCATTTTTACGTTTTCATCCAGGGTACTTGATTttgtttgcaatgcaaaatccctgtaGACTTTCACTTTTTTGTTGTGCATTGAAACTTGAAGCAGTAGAGGGAACATTTCAGAACAGATAACCTGGGCTTTTTTTATTCTAGTGAATGGATGTAGTTCGGGCACAcagatatttataattatcagGATATTGAGCAAAAAGTGGAGGAAGCAAACTTGGAACCCCTAATAAAttctgtaaattatttattagtTACCAAAATCATGATTTCCATAGACTGCAGCATGTGTTCCAACAGCATTAAGGATAGGTATCATCTGTTCACCCTTAAGGAATAAACTTACTGGAAAAAACTCAtgaaattattgtataaaatcaaagaaatagatataaataatctacttttcttttcatcaaaacattttacatatacTGGTACAATGCTCCAAAATCATTCATTATGACAAGTAAATAAACTCTTTTGAAATTCTATTGACTCAGGTATTTAGGTGTAAACACAAATGTCTACATACATGACAACATCATTACAATTGAGATATGATTACAAAAATATCATACTACCAGAGttaaacatgtataaaacattCACATTCCACTCcctctcaaaaaaaaaatctgattctTTACTTTGAATATACTGTTTTCCCCAAATCTTAAAGTGCTTACATAAAGATGGATTAAGTACATCTCCACTGAAGAGCACCAGGGGGTTAAGGGACTGGTAGGACTTGACACAGCTGACAAAGCGGGCCGCCCCACCCACAGGCTCCTCTTTCTGGGGCTCAAGGTTATACACATCATTAAAGTGGAGGATCACTAAATCATTTTGTGGCATGCTTGTCTTTATACCTGTAATTGAAAAACAACACATCACAGGATTAAATTAAAGTGAAACTTTTAGCAAATTATCCATTCTAATTAAAATCAGACTTGCACATATCCACACCTCTACATATAGCTTATCCTAGAGGAGCTCAGAAGATATACTAGTCTAATTCTCATTAAAATGGTAATTCATCTGAATTACTTTGCATgcacattaaattttatacaagaggcccataggcCTTGAAGGCCACCTGAATCCATAGCCCTTAGATTGAAAAGTCAGAGAGTttcatgtttgcattttaaagaCCCAACTTTAAGCCGACTCCCCTAAAATTTACCTGGATTGAGATCAAACACATATTGCTTGTCAATCAAACAGGAAACAATAGCTTGCCAAAGCCTTGATTGACAGATCTGGTCATGCATATCAGCTGGACTACCAAGACTGGGTGTGTTGATAGCAATTACCTTATGGGCAGCATCCCCTTTTATTTACCGCAAATGTTATTTCgtataattcaaaaaaaattctttgaatatttgaaCACTGGAAACAAATCAGTACAGTACCATTGTATGATTCATTGATTGCATTATGAAGAGTAATGTCTcaagttatatttaaaaactttttggaAATGAATAAGCGGGAATTTAAGTTTCATTTAATGAGACAGAAAGGGGCCCAGTGGGAGAAGAATACATTTCTGTAGAAGCCATACAAGCTTATGTCCTATATCTTTGTGACATAAAAACGGCCCTCAAAAATGTTGACCTTGCGTTCTCCTTTTTTTCATTAGATCAATAGACATTTCTAACAGCTGAAATAACATATCACTCAAACAATCACTGTAAGAAATCAGTACAAAGCTGTCTTATCAAATGGTTTAGAGTGGTAAAGTTAGATAGGTAAGAAAATCAAAAGACAACTGATACTCATTAAAAGTTCACTAATTTCCGCAAGAATAATGGAAGACAATTTGTCCAGACTTTGACGGAATAACATTACATCAACCAATATGCTATCAGCTAGTTGTTGAATTTCagagaaaatacaaaaatcagcaaattaatgttttttgaaaataaccCTTAAACAGTCACAAAATGGGTCTTAATTAAGGTTTCATTTCCGAGTCTAAACCCTAATCTGAGACTCCTCTGACTGTTACCctacttttatttttgatgttttttacattttcttagCATTTTACCCTCTTTTTTCTAATGGTAATTCCTACATGCATGAAAATGGTTGTGGGTGAGGTTCAAAAATTGTAGGAATCTTGGACTATCTAACCCTTTGCTCATTGCAGGTGTctaaaattgtaaacttttggCTTTTATAATACTTACAGTTTCATTTATAGTGCACAGTCAAAATGCATACAGCTTATTTCTACAAGTATACAATGCACAGGATGTTAAAGTACATggtaaatttcctttaaaactgttaatggaTGACACACAGCAATTAACCTGGTaagtaaaaatacatgttaaatatATGACcatatttatcccccccccccttcccaatAATAAGCCTTAACTTCTGCCTAATATGGTCTGGGctgtgaatttcacaatttaacatCAGGACATTaacatatgaaaataataaaaatgcataacTTTACCTCTCATGACTGTGATAGTACAGATTCTGAAGAAAATACAGGTATtattaaatcaatacattttcattatatggccatattggcccctcCCTAAGGCCTGAACCTGAACCCTTGACCAAGGGGCAATGAATTTCACGATAACTGAAGAGGACTTTGTGGACTTCATAACCAtgcatgcatttagtttttcacaaatacgtaatataggagtagagaaaaaaaatttcaaagatttaatgCTTTTTACAATATGGCTATATTGGTCCCACCCTAGGGTCTGAACTcctgaccaaggggccatgaatttcaatattttggtaGAGAGCATCATGgacatcatttaaacaataaaatgctttctttggtgattcattcgggatatgaaggtagtgacattgcagaaaaaatacataacccgcgttagcgggttatgtaaattttttctgcaatgatcactaccttcataaccccAATGAATCATcatagaaagcattttattgtttatattaacatctttctttaagctaatcgataaattgattaggaaaaGTAAGTGAAATTCACTAAAATACTGTTGATGTACGTAAGTAAGTTAGCTAAaggaaacagccaaatcgtctcctgtgagactttgagtctgacatcatcatgattatttcatgcagtctgTGATTTCTCCTAGGTTGCTAATCAATacatcgataaacagggcgtgtcgatatctgtcctgtcattttcttgtcagtttcagccgctgtagatttgaccaatcgataaacagggtgtgtagatttcagtctggctgtttctataaagctatgaattaactataagtttccgtaagaaatagagggaataaaaCTTgggagatgtaaatataaacatatgcatttagtttttttcaCCCATGAATGagagtaaagaagatttttgaaaaatttgatttgcattttttgaatatttagcCCCACCCGGCCTATGAGACCCAGGGAAagccattaatttcacaatttagattcctcttatcATAGAgattcttttaattatttatacttAAAATGGTTACAATTAGCTATATAGTTATCAAGAAGAAGTTAGAAATTGTAAACGGTCAGATGACTGACGACGAACTACAAAGACCAATTGCAGTAGGttacctgagtcactcaggtgacctaataaatcatatacatgcatgcacattataaatatgaattaaaagttcACTTGCAGGTGTTGTATTCTCAAGCAAGAATACTGTGATAAACATATATGCATGTCTGTACATGTTCATTAAAGATCATTATGATAACAGGTCTGTGTATGAAAAGTATAAAATATGTAGTAGTGATATATCAATGGAACCATAAAACTGATAAAAGCATGCGTGACCATAAATTACAAAACTTTTGTTACTCTTCAAAATTGATCGagatatttcaaatattgacaTAGAATCAACGTATCATAAAATCTACTCCTTGTTTGAATTTCTACAGCATacatctggaaaaaaaattaaagtttaaactCCGAGTActgtataaattatatcaaaatcaattaaaattagGTTCAGGAACATGATCTTCATGTAAATTGAATAtgattatcattaaaaaaatatatataatttcatttacaGAGCAAATAAGGAAAATTTATGACTTATTTTGCAACAGATTGTAAAATACATCATATATTAAATTgcacaatattttctttttctcctTATTACCCTCAACTGATCTCATAAAGACTTCCAATAATTTTCACCATAAACACTGGCAAAAATATAGGTACTTGGAAACAATTGGACTTAAGACCAGCTATAAGAAGTactgtttcaaaatttaaaatgtataacatgGACAGAtctgaggggggggggggaggtgtttctgcaaaatgaaatttattacaTTCCCAAATTACCAAAAATGCAAGCACAATTATCCTTTTGACCTATCAATGACTTGGAAATTTTTTCTGGATCGCACTTTGTATATTAACTAAATAcagaatatttcaaatataaaggGTCATCAAGTAATATAGCTCTGTAAATTGACCATTTCATTTCACAGGCATGTAAACTTGATTACAATAATGAATCCTATATTTTTGTCCTTTTACTTCTTATCTGTAGATGATGTATGGACTAAAAACTGTTAAGTCAGTAGTATAAGTTTTctcattttaaatgtaaaatgccATACCCTTCAACTTTTCTGATGGTAGACGGACATCTCGGCCCAACGACACCTCGGCCAAAGGCGTTTGACACCTCAGCCCAGACGGGTTGGCCCAAATTTATTGACACGTCGGCCCATGTAAAAGACACCTCGGCCCAATGAAACTTTCGGTTTTactaaacataaataaacagccAATTGAAATTTGATGACTTTAAGGTTGTCGAAATCTTATTACATTGTACTTAACTTTTTTCACTACAATAATAATAGAATATGTGAATTTTGTAGATCGGAAATTTCAGGAATTTATGATAcacttgaaatatatattagtTTTAAATCTAGGATTAAAAGATTgcaatatttagatattttcatgaatttattaAATCTACAAAGATTGACCAGAATGTGgacacaataaaaatattttgcgtaataatgaaatgaaatgtcatGATGTGTTGTTTCTCTGACGATGTTGTAAATCTGATATGGGGTGGTAATCATCGAAAGGATATATGGACTTCGGTGATTATCTTCTTATAATTAACTGTTCGACTCCAAACAGGGGTTGAAATATATGGTAGCCCGACGCCCGGGGCTAGTCAGTTTAAAACTAGGGCATGCTCATTTTTACCAACTGATAGTCCATCGGGCTAGCAAATCAGGGGATTCAGAACTGTATTATGATATGAATAAagtttaaacataaaatgtgtTATCTCTGAGaagaatttatttcaaagtGAATTAAACAGCTGTaattgtgttatacatgtatttttattttgcatcttAAAATGGTTGGGCTAGCTGATTTGAGCTTTGGGCTAGTAATTTTTTACTGACTAGTAGCCCCTGGGCTAGTGAGTTTTCCTGGAATATTTCAACCCCTGCCAAATTAAGGAGAGTGCTGCATCCTCTTGTTTGTTTGACTATTAGCGTCATTGTCGTtgtcattttcttaattttactttCTTGTTTGCTTAACAATTTGAACTTAATggtctcattttttttttattaattcaatttcttttacaagtatttgatatgtaatattttgataaaatatatatgttaataaaataaaaagatttaaatcaaatatttttgttttaattttgcttgAACCGAGATGTCTTTTACGTGAGCCGAGGTGTCTTAAATTTTGGGCCGACCCGTCTTGGCCGAGGTGTCCTGGGGCCGAAGTGTCGTTGGGCCGAGGTGTCGTTGGGCCGACATGTCTGACATTCTTTCTGATTACCCcccctttccaaaaaaaaatcatgaacaaaCGCGAGTGACTGGCTGTCGTTTTCCCTGGATGTTTGATGTTAGACGTCGGAATTTCATAAGTAGgcctaaaatattaaattgatttgactTACGCAATAAATGCAAATTCTTCCAAAAGGATCAGATTAAACACTAAacattgtgtaaattaaaaaaatcttctgctTCGAACGATAACTTCCGGTTTTGGAACTCTTTTGTACTTCCTTTTAACGTCGGCCATCAGTTAGAGGTATGACAGAAGTGTTGTATCGGTTATAAATCCGTGAAAATCTTGTGCATCGAAGTGTATTTTACCTACTTTATGAAGTCAACACATACTTCAATAACATACAtgttatgtcatataacatttttatcaataGAGAAGACATAAATAATGATTATGAAAGCAATGGAAGAAATGTTTACACACTTTAGATATTGTGTTTAAAACCGTCACACaaatattcattaataataatacaaTCAACTTTGCTTTGGCGGTGTGATAACTGTGATCCCAATACTCAATAAATTATACTAATTTTGAGATTGTTTTAATGTACAGACATGGCCCCGAAGAGGAACAACGTTATCCCAAATGGGCATTTTCACAAAGACTGGCAACGTTACGTGAGGAATTGGTTCAACCAGCCTGCCAGAAAACAGAGGCGACATGATAACAGAGTCAAGAAAGCTCGCCGCATTGCTCCAAGGCCAGTCGCTGGATCTCTGAGACCCATTGTCAGATGTCCAACATTCAAGTACAACACCAAAATCAGGGCTGGCAAAGGATTCACACTTGACGAGCTTAAGGTTTCATTAGATTTATGtaaactatactctgtcccatgATATTCTCACATCACACTTTGCTTAATTATTCAAGGATTATAAATATCCCAGGGTTCaaatgatgttcattcaataatttgaataagtCCCCCCAAATGTTCCTTTTGAAATGCCCACTCTAGCTTGTCAGTTTTCATAACATGGCTTTAAAAGTCTAAGGAGATTTTGCTCCAAGACCCATGAAAGTACTGTAaggataatgttgaaaaattatgcGAGGTGTTCGGAGTATATTTGAATGAAGAAGATATGTCAATGTTCTCCCCTGTGTAAATGTTGTGGGTAATAATAGATTAAGCCCTTGTATTAATTCAAAGGTTTTTAAATGACAAGTATGcatataattgttaaaatatgtcAATAAGTGATTAAAACAGTAACCTTTGACAGATTATAgcagataattttaaaatttgatttttttattagtgTTCGTTTCTTTGATTTTCTTGTCTGTcccatttttattattaatagaTAAACATACCTGTCAGTGTTTAACAGTTGAAATCAATGTAAGTCAAAATTCCTTCACACATAACCTCTTTATGTTTTTACTACTGATAACATTAAGCAAAAAGTGGTGAAAGCAAATACATGGGACAgaatatgataattatattgGTCTTGAACTCATTGCATGTACCTTATGATTATTCTGTGGTATTGACTTAATGTAATTTGTACATCATTATAGTAATAATGAGGTCAATGTCATGGTTAATTTCATTGAGATTTGTTGGGGTTAAGAAGAATATTGTACTGACAGCTATTTAAAATCTTAGTCCAATACCTTGCAATATGATTTGGTAATCTTGCCCTTATTTCCGAATCACTTTGTTAGGCACTGCTGAAAGATTCAGAAGAAAGgtctttataaaatataaagtcTTGACGAAATCCAAATATTTGTAAGACACATCAATACAATATTTTTAGTCTTGTAGTCTCGGAAAATCTCATTGAGATTAGGCCATGATGCTACATCATGCAACATCTGTACAAGTTTACTGgtgaaaaattgtgcaatacTGTTAAACAATGTAGACAGATTTGGACAgacttgtattttattaaaatcccCAAAAAAGTACATAAAGAGcaatttcaattgtttatatattgagATTCTCTCTACAGGCTGCTGGGATTAACAAAAAGCTTGCCCTTACTATTGGAATTGCTGTTGACTACAGGCGTAAAAACAAGAGTCTGGAATCACAGCAGCAAAACACTCAGAGACTGAAGGAGTACAAGTCCAAACTGATCCTCTTCCCCAAGAAACAGAGCAAACCCAAGAAGGGAGATGCCACAGTAAGATATTTAATGTCTTCCACCACTAATTTGCATTTGCAATTAGTTTAAGCAGTTATAAGCTGTGAAAAAGagttgaaaatcaaaatttttttttaa includes:
- the LOC128187215 gene encoding 60S ribosomal protein L13-like isoform X1: MFDVRRRNFINMAPKRNNVIPNGHFHKDWQRYVRNWFNQPARKQRRHDNRVKKARRIAPRPVAGSLRPIVRCPTFKYNTKIRAGKGFTLDELKAAGINKKLALTIGIAVDYRRKNKSLESQQQNTQRLKEYKSKLILFPKKQSKPKKGDATEEEIKMATQLTGLVMPIKKAYKPEKARKITDAEKKFSAFTALRQARAAKRLQGFREKKAREKAEEEANKPKK
- the LOC128187215 gene encoding 60S ribosomal protein L13-like isoform X2; this translates as MAPKRNNVIPNGHFHKDWQRYVRNWFNQPARKQRRHDNRVKKARRIAPRPVAGSLRPIVRCPTFKYNTKIRAGKGFTLDELKAAGINKKLALTIGIAVDYRRKNKSLESQQQNTQRLKEYKSKLILFPKKQSKPKKGDATEEEIKMATQLTGLVMPIKKAYKPEKARKITDAEKKFSAFTALRQARAAKRLQGFREKKAREKAEEEANKPKK